One Gloeothece verrucosa PCC 7822 DNA window includes the following coding sequences:
- a CDS encoding HMA2 domain-containing protein produces MITVEQLSNSTEPFSEIPLWEVIHEIPGRMRVRLLWLQEYPSLHEPVETAIKNLDFVDEVRLSLINNSIIIHYNSDKISPQLFRIKLFKIFASLTPTSWLSAYLENLEKRKLILDNNTDFTAFLTDSWNQNKQQILSGIGTASLVIGGILVPLPLVPGWPLLLLGSYCLKLATEAENSPTTT; encoded by the coding sequence ATGATTACTGTTGAACAACTGAGTAATTCTACCGAGCCGTTTTCGGAAATCCCTCTATGGGAAGTTATTCATGAAATTCCAGGAAGAATGAGAGTACGTCTTCTTTGGTTACAAGAATATCCTTCTTTACATGAACCGGTTGAAACGGCGATCAAGAATCTAGATTTTGTTGATGAAGTACGCTTAAGTCTGATCAATAACTCAATTATTATTCATTACAACAGTGATAAAATTTCCCCACAGCTTTTTCGGATAAAGCTCTTTAAAATTTTTGCTTCCCTGACTCCTACAAGCTGGCTATCTGCTTATCTGGAAAATTTAGAAAAGCGTAAGCTGATTTTAGATAACAATACTGATTTTACAGCCTTTTTGACCGACAGTTGGAACCAAAATAAGCAACAAATTTTAAGCGGCATTGGCACCGCCAGTCTAGTTATTGGGGGGATATTAGTCCCTCTTCCTTTAGTTCCAGGATGGCCGCTTTTACTTTTAGGAAGTTACTGCCTTAAATTGGCCACTGAAGCCGAAAATTCCCCGACTACGACCTAA
- a CDS encoding ABC transporter ATP-binding protein — protein MKAVELVNVSKSFKGTQNREFLAVEQINVEIAQGEFFSLLGPSGCGKTTTLRMIAGFELPTFGEIYIEGQAMEKRPPFHRPVNTVFQNYALFPHLTVAENVAFGLEMEKIPRAKIRTQVTEVLEMVKLVGYEKRYPRQLSGGQQQRVALARALVKKPKVLLLDEPLGALDLKLRKQMQLELKQMQQQVGITFIYVTHDQEEALTMSDRIAVMNKGKILQVGTPVEIYEEPTSHFVADFIGETNILRGRVVKQQEDELLVLIDNQLMITVPYGEKIAIDQAVNLVIRPEKATLYPANHEDQFGTRSAPQSSWLGKVEEVVYIGTDTRYVVRLGEQHLITIRQQNIHRSYLQQYQAGEAVKVSVSADSIRLLLDY, from the coding sequence ATGAAAGCTGTGGAGTTAGTCAATGTTTCTAAAAGTTTTAAAGGAACTCAAAATCGAGAATTCTTAGCGGTAGAGCAGATTAATGTAGAAATAGCTCAAGGAGAATTCTTCTCTTTGTTAGGCCCTTCTGGGTGTGGAAAAACCACCACTTTACGCATGATAGCAGGATTTGAACTGCCCACCTTTGGAGAAATTTATATAGAGGGACAAGCGATGGAAAAACGCCCGCCTTTTCATCGCCCTGTGAATACCGTCTTTCAAAATTATGCTCTTTTTCCCCATTTAACCGTCGCTGAAAATGTCGCCTTTGGCTTAGAAATGGAGAAGATCCCCCGTGCAAAAATTCGGACACAAGTCACAGAAGTATTAGAAATGGTGAAATTAGTCGGATATGAAAAACGCTATCCCAGGCAATTATCCGGAGGACAACAACAAAGAGTCGCCTTAGCCCGAGCATTAGTAAAAAAACCCAAGGTACTGCTATTAGATGAACCTCTAGGCGCATTAGATTTAAAACTACGCAAACAGATGCAGCTAGAACTAAAACAGATGCAGCAACAGGTAGGAATTACCTTTATCTACGTCACGCATGATCAAGAAGAAGCTTTAACCATGTCAGACAGAATTGCCGTAATGAATAAAGGAAAAATTTTACAGGTGGGAACACCAGTAGAAATTTATGAAGAACCGACCTCACACTTTGTTGCTGATTTTATAGGAGAGACTAATATTTTAAGGGGGCGGGTGGTGAAACAGCAAGAAGACGAATTGCTCGTTTTAATAGATAATCAGTTAATGATCACAGTGCCCTATGGCGAAAAAATAGCAATAGATCAAGCAGTTAATTTAGTGATCCGTCCTGAAAAAGCCACCCTTTATCCTGCTAACCATGAAGATCAGTTCGGAACTCGTTCCGCACCCCAATCTAGTTGGTTAGGAAAAGTAGAAGAAGTCGTTTATATAGGCACAGATACTAGATATGTTGTCCGACTGGGTGAACAACATTTGATTACCATTCGCCAGCAGAATATTCATCGGAGTTATCTTCAGCAATATCAAGCGGGCGAAGCTGTTAAAGTCAGTGTATCGGCTGATAGTATCCGCCTTTTGTTAGATTATTGA
- a CDS encoding DUF2358 domain-containing protein produces the protein MNILEILKDDYQRFPVNQTYHIYGANVYFKDPVNEFRGIKRYQEMIQFMATWFKQIKMDLHDIYQKQNIIYTEWTLHWTTPLPWQPRIAIPGRSELTLDDNNLIISHVDYWHCSGWDVIKQHFALNRK, from the coding sequence ATGAATATATTAGAAATTCTCAAAGACGACTATCAGCGTTTTCCCGTGAACCAGACTTATCACATTTATGGGGCTAACGTCTATTTTAAAGACCCAGTGAACGAATTTCGGGGAATTAAGCGCTACCAAGAAATGATTCAGTTCATGGCCACTTGGTTTAAACAAATTAAAATGGATCTCCATGATATTTATCAAAAACAGAACATTATTTATACCGAATGGACTCTCCATTGGACAACTCCCCTACCTTGGCAACCCCGTATTGCTATTCCCGGTAGAAGTGAGTTAACGCTTGATGACAATAATCTGATTATTTCTCATGTAGACTATTGGCATTGCTCCGGATGGGATGTGATTAAACAGCATTTTGCCCTAAATAGGAAATAG
- a CDS encoding spermidine/putrescine ABC transporter substrate-binding protein: protein MSNHPLVLNIYNWSSYIDPEILQEFEKRYQVKISYETFDTNDELYKKLHQANTKYDLVFPSDYMVSILAKEGYLQPINLTKIVNLKHINPKFLNQDFDINNQYSLPYQWGTMGIGYNIEKIGKIKTWSEIFNSHSKNKIALVNESRSMLGVILIYLGYNPNTSNSDEIAQAKNFLIRQKDLIESFSEKGEILLNQGIVALAVAWNGDILKYQTKNPNLDYVIPQEGSLIWIDNITLLKTSPHKALAEKFINFVFEPEISAKIANHTKYGSPNQTSVNKKLINLEDLNNPGIYPSPEIFNRLTYLKDVGEATKLYDQAWQEVLIKVGKL from the coding sequence TTGTCAAACCATCCACTCGTTCTCAATATTTATAATTGGTCAAGCTATATTGATCCAGAAATCCTCCAAGAATTTGAAAAACGCTATCAGGTTAAAATTAGCTACGAAACCTTCGACACCAACGACGAATTGTATAAAAAATTACATCAAGCAAACACAAAATATGATTTAGTTTTTCCCAGTGATTACATGGTGTCTATTTTAGCCAAAGAAGGTTATTTACAACCCATAAATTTAACAAAAATCGTCAATCTAAAACATATTAATCCGAAATTTCTTAATCAGGATTTTGATATTAATAATCAATATAGTCTGCCCTATCAATGGGGAACTATGGGCATAGGCTATAATATTGAGAAAATCGGTAAAATAAAAACCTGGTCTGAAATTTTTAATTCTCACTCAAAAAATAAAATAGCCTTAGTTAACGAGTCAAGAAGTATGTTAGGAGTAATCCTGATTTATTTAGGCTATAATCCCAATACCAGTAACTCTGATGAAATTGCTCAAGCCAAAAATTTTTTAATTCGCCAAAAAGATTTAATTGAGAGTTTTTCAGAAAAAGGAGAAATTTTACTAAACCAAGGAATAGTCGCTCTAGCAGTGGCCTGGAATGGAGATATTTTAAAATACCAAACAAAAAACCCTAATTTAGACTACGTAATTCCTCAAGAAGGTTCTCTAATTTGGATTGATAATATTACCCTGTTAAAAACTTCTCCCCATAAAGCCTTAGCTGAAAAGTTTATTAATTTTGTTTTTGAACCAGAAATCAGTGCTAAAATAGCTAATCATACCAAATATGGTAGCCCTAATCAAACATCAGTGAATAAAAAATTGATCAATCTAGAAGATTTGAATAATCCCGGCATCTATCCTTCACCTGAAATATTTAATCGATTGACCTATCTTAAAGATGTAGGTGAAGCAACAAAATTATATGATCAAGCTTGGCAAGAAGTTCTGATCAAAGTTGGTAAGTTATGA
- a CDS encoding ABC transporter substrate-binding protein gives MKKILFIVMVLMVTALLMVGCTNQNSTITNNAKTAALSIYNWSTYIDPEILSEFEKKFGVKIKYDTFESVDDLYAKLKPGNPGYDLIFPSDYMVTIMRKEGLLEKLNLANIPNVKNLDSKFLNTPFDPGNQYSLPYQWGTMGLGYNLKATGKELNSWEAIFDSKYRQRVALMDELRSMLGAVLIYLGYDPNTTNPKEINQAKDYLIKHRDTIAAFAPDTGQVLLDQGQVDVAVEWSGDIFQLMEENPNIRYAIPQEGSIIWIDNIAIAKNAPHKDTAEKFINFLFEPEISAKISNFIKYGSPNKVAIEKGLIHESELKNPNIYPPPEILKKLTYIKDIGDATRLYDEAWTEVKIGVGK, from the coding sequence ATGAAAAAAATCTTGTTTATTGTCATGGTACTGATGGTTACCGCTCTACTGATGGTAGGCTGTACAAATCAAAATTCAACGATCACCAATAACGCTAAAACAGCCGCCCTGAGTATTTATAATTGGTCTACTTACATAGATCCCGAAATTCTCAGCGAATTTGAGAAAAAATTTGGCGTTAAAATTAAATATGATACCTTTGAAAGCGTGGATGATCTCTATGCCAAACTCAAACCCGGTAATCCTGGCTATGATCTAATTTTTCCCAGTGATTATATGGTAACTATCATGAGGAAAGAAGGCTTATTAGAAAAACTGAATTTAGCCAATATTCCCAACGTTAAAAATCTCGATTCAAAATTTTTAAATACTCCATTTGATCCCGGGAATCAGTATAGCTTACCCTATCAATGGGGCACAATGGGGCTAGGTTATAATCTCAAAGCAACTGGCAAAGAGCTTAACAGTTGGGAAGCAATCTTTGATTCTAAATATCGGCAAAGAGTGGCCCTAATGGATGAATTACGGAGTATGCTAGGAGCCGTATTAATTTATTTAGGTTATGACCCCAATACCACAAATCCTAAAGAAATCAATCAAGCTAAAGATTATCTGATTAAACATCGAGATACTATAGCCGCTTTTGCCCCAGACACAGGACAAGTATTACTGGATCAAGGGCAAGTTGATGTAGCCGTAGAATGGAGCGGCGATATTTTTCAACTGATGGAAGAAAACCCAAACATTCGTTATGCAATTCCCCAAGAAGGCTCTATTATTTGGATTGATAACATAGCCATAGCCAAAAATGCCCCCCATAAAGACACAGCCGAAAAATTTATTAATTTTCTTTTTGAGCCAGAAATCAGTGCCAAAATTTCCAATTTTATTAAATATGGAAGTCCTAATAAAGTAGCCATTGAAAAAGGACTTATTCATGAGTCAGAATTAAAAAATCCCAATATTTATCCTCCGCCAGAAATTTTAAAAAAATTAACCTATATTAAAGACATAGGGGATGCAACCAGGTTATATGATGAAGCCTGGACAGAAGTAAAAATAGGTGTAGGTAAATAG
- a CDS encoding four helix bundle protein: protein MNNEAIKRYQDLQVYQKAFEAAMQIFELSKQFPLEEKEALIEPIRRSSRCVCTNLAKAWHKRRFHNGFVAKLNDSQVEAAETQTWLEFAVKCNYINVEAGRELYRTYNCILEMLINLIQHSEQWTVPKS from the coding sequence ATGAATAACGAGGCTATTAAACGTTATCAAGATTTACAAGTCTATCAAAAGGCTTTTGAAGCAGCGATGCAAATTTTTGAGTTATCTAAGCAGTTTCCTCTTGAAGAGAAAGAGGCACTCATTGAACCCATACGTCGATCTTCTCGTTGTGTCTGTACTAATTTGGCCAAAGCTTGGCATAAACGCCGCTTTCACAATGGTTTTGTGGCTAAATTAAATGATTCACAAGTCGAAGCCGCAGAAACGCAAACCTGGCTTGAATTTGCTGTTAAATGTAATTATATAAATGTTGAAGCAGGCCGAGAACTATACAGAACTTACAACTGTATTTTAGAAATGCTGATTAACTTGATCCAACACTCTGAACAATGGACTGTGCCCAAATCTTAA